The sequence GCGTCACGCTGCTGCGCCGCGTAGCGTGCCCAGCGGTCACGGGGCACGTGTTCCGGGTAATCGCAGGAACCCAGCAGCAGGTGCGGAGGGGAAGCAGTCGCGTCGGTCATGGATCATCCTTGAATCAGAAGAATATGAGAAGCGTGGGGCGCTGACCCATTTTCTCACGAACACCAAGGCCCCCGCACCACAAGGTCACGGGGGCCAGGAGAATCAGGGTTCGTCAGCCGACGTCCACGAGTTCCACATCGAAGATCAGGGTCGCGCCGCCGGGAATCACTCCCGGCACACCCGCCGCGCCGTACCCCAGGTGCGAGGGCACCGTGAGTTTCGCCTTGTCGCCCACGCGCAGCTGCGCGATGCCTTCATCCCAGCCCTTGATGACATATCCGACGCCCAGTGGGAACTCGATGGGCTGCCCGCGATCCCGGCTGGAATCAAATTTCTGGCCGTTCTCCAGGGTACCGGTGTAATGAACCCGAACCGTCTTGCCCGCCTGCGCCGGTGCGCCGGTGCCCTCGTGGTATTTCTCGACCTTCAACGCCTCGCTCATGCGGGTCAGCGTATCCTGCCTCCGTGCGGTTCTCCCCGCACTCTGAAGCGAGACTAAAGGCCTGCCCAAGAGCCCACATCGCCCGGTGCTAGCCTGGGCAGCCGTGAGCGACGCTCCTCCACCTCCTGTCCGGACGGCCCACCCGCTGGCCGTGGCGTGGCGCACGTGGATTCTGGGCGCGCTGGTGCCGGTGTACGTGCTGACCACCTTCGTGGGCACGCTGGCCCGCGTGGACGGCGACTCCATGAACCCGACCCTGCACACCGGGGACGTGCTGCTGCTGCTGAAATACCCGCGCTGGCAGCGCACGTGGGGTCTCGGCGGATCGTACCCCCGGCGCGGCGATCTGGTGGTCTTCAAGGCCCCGGCAGACAGTCCCTACGCGTACGAGACGGTGCTGGGCGTCCGGCACCGGGCCTACAACATCAAGCGGGTGCTGGCCCTGCCCGGCGACCGCGTGGCGATCATCGACGGTCACGTGACTGTCAATGATCACCCACTGAACGAGCCGTACGCCGGTGAGGGGTTCGTGCAGGATCAGCCCGCCCAGACGGTACCCGTCGGAGCGGTCTGGGTCATGGGCGACAACCGCCGCCTGGGCGAGAGCCTCGACAGCCGCGCCTACGGCCCGGTCGCCCTGCGCGACGTGGCGGGGCCAGCCGATCTGCGCCTGTGGCCGCAGCCGGGCCTGATCCCTCGTTGACCACTGACCCTGCGATCACCCCCGGCCCCGCTGAATTCCAGCCGCGCCCTGCGGCGAGGTGCTCATGCGCCGCTGCTACGCTCGCGGACATGAAGGCCCTGCCCCTCTTCCTGACCGCCGCCCTGCTCGGGTCCACGGCCAGCGCACAGACCCTCGTGCTCGTCAACGATCCCAAACTCCCGTTTACCGTCGCGCTGCCCGGAGGGTGGCTCGGCGCCGACTTCGGGGACAAGGCCGCTGGCCTGAGCGTCGTGTCGGCCAAGGCCCCGCCCGCCACGCTGGTTCGGCTGCTGTACACCCCGAAAAATGGCGCGACCGTAGATCTGAACACGGAATTCAAGAAGTTCGAGGCGGGCGTGGCGGCCAGCGGCGTGACACTCAAGCAGCAGTCCAGCACGGCCGTGAAGTACGGCGGGGTCGGCGGTATCGAACGCCACTACCTCCTCACGCATCCCAGGGGCCAGCTGAGGATGCGCGTGTGGTACGGCAACGGTGCGAAGAACCTCTACTCGTTCCAGCTGACTGACTCGCCTGTCCGCTACGCGCAGGCCAGCGCCCTGTTCAGCAAGGTGCTCGCCTCCCTGCGCTTCCGCTGAGCCACACTGTCCGGCCGCTGTCCCCGCGCACGAGCCCCTGCTTCCGTCGGCGTGGCCCGATCAACAGCTCCGACTGAGCACTTCCTTGTACCGGGTGCAGCGGATCGCTCGGATGAGGGACTACGGTGGGCCATGCGCCGACTGCTTGCCCTGCTGCTCGCGTCCGGAACCGTGGCCCTCGCAAACGAGCGTCTGCCTGTCGACCATGTGCGCTTCGCCGCCACAGGCGGCCGTGTCCTCGTGCTCACGTCCGGCGTGAAGGACGGTTCCGGCCTGGGCACAGCGAGCCTGTCTGTGCTCAGCACGACCAGTGGGGTGACCCTCTACCGCCGGTCACGCCTGGCCGACCTGCCCCCCAACACCCTGCGGGGATGGGTGCTGGCCACTCCCCCCACCCCGGCCCGCCTGACCGCCTGGGGCCTGCAGCCAGGCCGCGTCCACACGGCGCGCTTCAACCGCACGTATCCCACGCCCTTCCCGCAGTGGTCGGACGCCGTGACGTCCGGGCAGAGCCAGCAGACGCCCGTGCCCCTGTGGACGCAGCCGGTACCCGTGGAGCTGGACGTGTACGCCCTGCCGTCCACCTGCCCGTACCCGGACATGCTCGGCGGAGCGGTGCCCGCCGGCTTCCGCCTGAGCGTGAACGGTCAGGTCGTGTTCCAGGACGCCGCGTTGCCCGCCGACCGGCGCTGCGCCGCTGGATACACCCTGGAGCGCGTTGACGTGCAGGGTAACCGCGCCCTGCTGACGGTCCGGGCCTACGTGCCGGGCTTCGAGGGCCCCGATGCCGAGCCGGTCTTTGTTGCCGTCACGTTGAACTGAGCTTCCAGAAAGACCGCGATCGGCGGAATGCTGATCAGGCCTTGGACAGCAGGATCGGGCGCTCGCGAAGCTTTTCGCGGAGCGGATCGTCGTCCAGCTGCTGCGTGACAGCGAGGCCCAGGGTGCGCGTCAGGGCAGCCAGGTCGGCAACCTCGTCGGGCGGCAGCAGCCGGAAGATGTCGCGGATGGTGGCCACGTGTTCCGGCAGCACCCGCGCGATCAGCAGCTGCCCCCTGGACGTCAGGGTGACGCTCATGACCCGGCGGTCCGTGGGCACGCGCTCCCGGCTGACCAGGCCGTCGCGTTCGAGGTTATCGATCACCATGGTCAGGTTCCCGCTGGATCGCAGGATCTTGTCGGCCAGTTGCCGCTGGCTGAGCGGGCCCAGGTGGTACAGCGCCTCCAACACCGCGAACTGGCTGACCGTCAGGTTGTGTTCGGTCAGGTGGCGGTTGGCGGCAACCTCGACCGAGTGCGCGGCGCGCCAGAGTTTGACGTAGGCGTCCAGCGCCACGCGCTCCTCGTCTGTGCCGGCATAACGGTTTGGCATGCACTTCATCGTGCGGCCCACAGGTACGGCCGTCAAGTCCGACCGGTCAGTCAGGTGTCGCGCCGAGACGCCTGATTTGACAGAAAGCGTGTTTCTCAGCACTTCTGTCGTTCACAATTGACAACACGGCGGCGCCACAACGCTCAGCGTGAAGGTGCCTTTATGGGCTGAGACGCAGGCATATGAAGAGGGAGGCGTCCTGGCCGTGAGTGGGCCGGGCGCCTCCCTCTTCAGCTCGCGTCAGATGCGGAGGGCCGCCTCGTTCGATCCGGTCTGCGCGGCCAGATACTCCTCGGTCGCCAGACGGATGCAGGCGGCCACCGCCTGCATGGCGGTGTGCACCTCGCTCAGTGGCGGGCGGGTGGGGGCCAGGCGGATGTTGCGGTTGTGCGGATCCCTGCCGCTGGGGTAGGTGGCGCCGGCCGGCGTCAGACTCACGCCCGCCTCCTCGGCGAGCTGCACGACGCGCGCCGCGACCGGGTACGCGGTGTCCAGCGAACTGAAGTACCCGCCGCGCGGATTCGTCCAGGTCGCGTACTCGCCGCCCTGGCCCAGTTCGGCGCGCAGCACCTCGTCCACCGCCCGGAATTTCGGCGCGATCAGGGCCGCGTGGTCACGCATCAGGCCCTCGACACCGCCAGGGTAGGATTCCAGGAATTTCACGTGCCGCGCCTGCTCGACCTTGTTCGGGCCGATGCTCTGCGCGTTGAGGTACTTCGACATCCACTTGATGTTGTCCTCGCTGCTGGCCACGAAGCCCAGGCCCGCGCCCGCGAAGGTGATCTTGCTGGTGCTCGCGAACACGAAGGCCCGGTCGGGGAAGCCCGCGTCGCGCGCGAGGGCCACGAAGTTCACTGTCTCATCCGCGTCGCCCAGGTGGTGCGCGCGGTACGCGTCGTCCGCGAGGATCGTGAAGTCCGGCGCGGCCGCCCGGAGACCCGCCAGCCGGGCGGCCTTCGCGGCGCTGATCGTCTCGCCGCCCGGATTCGAGTACGTGGGCACGAACAGGACGCCCTTGATGGACGCGTCGTTCGCCGCGAGCCGCTCCACGGCGTCCACATCCGGGCCGTCCGGCTGCATGTCCACGGTGATCAGCTCGAAGCCCAGCGTCTGCAGCAGCAGGAAGTGGCGGTCGTAGCCGGGCGTGGTCACGATCATCTTCGGCTGCTGGTGCACCCACGGGCCGGTGCTGTGGCGCGTGCCGTGCAGCAGCGCGAAGGTCAGCACGAAGGCCTGCAATTCCAGCGAGGCGTTGTTCCACACGATCACGTTCTCGGCCTTCACGTCCAGGTACGCCGCGAACAGTTTCCGCGCGCTCGGCAGGCCCGCCACGCCGCCCGGATAGTTGCGCAGGTCGATGCCGTCCATGGTGAGGTCGGTCTCGCCGAGTGTGCCCAGCAGGCCGTTGCTGAGGTCGAAATCCGCGTCGGAGGGCTGCCCGCGCTGCATGTTCAGCTTCAGGCCCCGCGCCCGCAATTCGTCGTATGCCGCCTGTGCCCTGGCCAGCGCCGCCTGCCGCTCACTCGTCATGCCCCAGCGTACCGCCCGGCCCTCCTTCCCGTCCGGGCCTTGTTTGGCGTTCCCGGCCACCCGTGGGGGCAGTGGTAGACTTCTACGCGCTGTCCGGGTTCGGTCAGCCTTTAGCCCCGCCTCTTTCCAAGGTCGCCCTTTCCCGAGTCACCCGTCCCGCTCCCTCTTTCATGGATCCAGACAACAGGAGAACCACAATGCAGTACG comes from Deinococcus sp. KSM4-11 and encodes:
- a CDS encoding DUF2259 domain-containing protein, encoding MRRLLALLLASGTVALANERLPVDHVRFAATGGRVLVLTSGVKDGSGLGTASLSVLSTTSGVTLYRRSRLADLPPNTLRGWVLATPPTPARLTAWGLQPGRVHTARFNRTYPTPFPQWSDAVTSGQSQQTPVPLWTQPVPVELDVYALPSTCPYPDMLGGAVPAGFRLSVNGQVVFQDAALPADRRCAAGYTLERVDVQGNRALLTVRAYVPGFEGPDAEPVFVAVTLN
- a CDS encoding FKBP-type peptidyl-prolyl cis-trans isomerase codes for the protein MSEALKVEKYHEGTGAPAQAGKTVRVHYTGTLENGQKFDSSRDRGQPIEFPLGVGYVIKGWDEGIAQLRVGDKAKLTVPSHLGYGAAGVPGVIPGGATLIFDVELVDVG
- the lepB gene encoding signal peptidase I, with amino-acid sequence MSDAPPPPVRTAHPLAVAWRTWILGALVPVYVLTTFVGTLARVDGDSMNPTLHTGDVLLLLKYPRWQRTWGLGGSYPRRGDLVVFKAPADSPYAYETVLGVRHRAYNIKRVLALPGDRVAIIDGHVTVNDHPLNEPYAGEGFVQDQPAQTVPVGAVWVMGDNRRLGESLDSRAYGPVALRDVAGPADLRLWPQPGLIPR
- a CDS encoding aminopeptidase, which codes for MTSERQAALARAQAAYDELRARGLKLNMQRGQPSDADFDLSNGLLGTLGETDLTMDGIDLRNYPGGVAGLPSARKLFAAYLDVKAENVIVWNNASLELQAFVLTFALLHGTRHSTGPWVHQQPKMIVTTPGYDRHFLLLQTLGFELITVDMQPDGPDVDAVERLAANDASIKGVLFVPTYSNPGGETISAAKAARLAGLRAAAPDFTILADDAYRAHHLGDADETVNFVALARDAGFPDRAFVFASTSKITFAGAGLGFVASSEDNIKWMSKYLNAQSIGPNKVEQARHVKFLESYPGGVEGLMRDHAALIAPKFRAVDEVLRAELGQGGEYATWTNPRGGYFSSLDTAYPVAARVVQLAEEAGVSLTPAGATYPSGRDPHNRNIRLAPTRPPLSEVHTAMQAVAACIRLATEEYLAAQTGSNEAALRI
- a CDS encoding MarR family winged helix-turn-helix transcriptional regulator, translating into MPNRYAGTDEERVALDAYVKLWRAAHSVEVAANRHLTEHNLTVSQFAVLEALYHLGPLSQRQLADKILRSSGNLTMVIDNLERDGLVSRERVPTDRRVMSVTLTSRGQLLIARVLPEHVATIRDIFRLLPPDEVADLAALTRTLGLAVTQQLDDDPLREKLRERPILLSKA